A stretch of DNA from Shewanella sediminis HAW-EB3:
GCCTAGCTGCGGGCGCCAAGGTGAGCGGTAACTGGACCTTAGCCGACAGTACGACGTCGATGGTATCAGGGACTACCGGGGCAAACGGTTCCCTAAGTTTGAAGCTGTCTAAGGTGGCGGCTCAAAGCGGCGACGTTTTCGCTTTTACCGTCACAAATATTGAGCGAGAAGGCGATAGCTTCAACGATGTCATGACCTCGGGTTCGGTAACGGTGCCTTAGCCATGAAGGTGCTCTATAAGGCTATTTTATTTCTGACGCTGAGTTGCCCCGGCGTCTCTATGGCGCACATAGAGGTCGATCTACGTGTGCAGCACTATGACGACTTGCTCTTATCACAGACAAATGATCCTCATCTGTACCTGCAGCGAGGTGAGCTGCACAGTGAAAACCAGCATTGGGAGCTGGCCTGGCGTGATTTTCAAAGTGCCCTGAAGAACACCCATGATGATAATATACGTCTGGATATCTGGTTTTATATGGGGCGCATGCGACTGCAGTCGGGGATGCCGGATGAGGCGAAGATCTTGCTATCTAATGTGATAGCGTTAGATCCCAGATATAAGTCGGCCAGATTGAATCTCGCTAGAACCTATTTAGCGCTGGAAGAGTATGATTTGGCGACCGATGAGATGGATAGTTTTATGAGCCTGTTAAACAGGCCCACGCCGGATCAGTTTATTGAGCGTGCGATGATGGCTAAGTCGATAGAGAACGTGGGGCTTAGCAAGGCCATTGAGGGGCTCAACGATGGAATAGACAGGCTTGGTCCGATCGTCACCTTAATAGAGCTTCTGATCGACAGTTATCTGGAGCAAGGCGAGACTCCGCTGGCGCTCTCGGCCATCGAACGCTTGCCGGATAGTGTCAAGGCTCTGCCTCGTTGGCAACTCAAGAAAGGAGATATCTACTACCTGCAGATGTGTTTTGTCGATGCACAAGCAGCTTATCAAAACGGCTTGAACAGTATAAATATTATGCCAACTCATCGCCAATCTATGCCTGCCGTACAGGCACTGAAAAATCGGCTTGAGGGCAAGTTGATCTACTGAGTTCAGATTTTTTATCACTAAATCGGTTAAACGGGCACTTTGAGTCGGAGCAGATATACTAAGGATAGGAAAACTTAATCCAGGATGGTTAATAAGTTATGGCCAGTTCAGTAATCAAGCAGCTTCCCAATATGTTGACGACATTGCGCCTGATCTTGGCTATACCTATCTGCCTGATGATCCTGAATGAAGACTATGGCAGCGTGATATGGATTGCATTTATTGCCGGACTCAGTGACGGCGTCGATGGCTTCTTAGCCCGTAAATTAAATGCCGTCAGTCGTTACGGTGCGATTGTCGATCCTATTTCCGATAAGGTATTGTTGGTCAGTGTGTATGTCTCTTTTGCGATTGTGGGCCTGCTGCCATGGTGGGTGGCCACGGTCGTCGTGATAAGAGATCTCTTAATCGTCTGCGGTGCACTCCTCTATCACTGGCAGTTTGGTCGTTATGAGATAGCCCCGAGTCTCTGGGGAAAGGCGAGTACCTTCGTGCAGATAACCTTTGCCCTGATACTATTAACCGACCAGGTTTATCCGTTCCTTACCCCGCAGAGTTTTCAAGTAGGCATGTGGTCTCTGATCGTGATGGCCTTTATCAGCGGAGGGCACTATTTCTATGTATGGAGCAAAAAAGCATTAAATTAACGCTTATCCACCAATTAAGGACAGTTTTATAAAGGGATTTGTAAATGATATGGATATTACTTTGTTTCCTGTTAATGCCAGTTAATACCTTTGCGTCGGCCTCCCATGATGAAGGGGCATTCATTATCACTGAAAAAAGTGGGCTTCAGCCTCTCGAAGGCATAGATTCAAACCATAATGGAGTGAGAGATGATTTTGAGGTATTTATCACTAAGCATTATACCGATCCTATGTTACGTCAACTTGGTTATAGCGCTGGAAGGATTTACAAGTCTCTTCTCGCTCTAGCTACTACGCAAAAAAGCCCCAAACAAGCTGAGGCTGATTTCAATGAGATGTCAGTTGAAAATGCGGCATTCCTGTGTGATTTACTCGTCGCGCTGCGGGTCTGCGTAAGAAGAGAGAGCCGTACTCGAGTTGATTTTTATGGTTATCAGTATAAATATTTCAATACGTTAGAGCGACTTGAGACATTTTATCTGGCTCAGAATAGACTCTATGAGTTACTGGGAGACAACTATAAACCTACCGTGTCTAATTCCCCCTGCTTACAAGTCATCAACTATTCATTTTGATTGTTAGTTAATCACAGCATTTTATAGTGAGCCCTCGAGTCTCTATGTCCAGGTGAGCATAACCTGATAAACTTTTGACTGCTCCATAAGTCGAATACCTGTACCTTTTTGAATTAGGTATAGTTTTACTATCAGTATCTACTTCCGCTTTTTCTGGTGACAGTCTATGGATGCAAGTGAACTTCAACCCATTACCGAGTTTATCAAGGCGCAAGTGCCTTTTGATACACTGGACCTCGCGACACTCGAACGTTGCTGTAAAAGCCTGAGCGTAGGCTACTACAGTAAATTATCTGCGTTTGTGCCCCTCGATGAGAGTCACCCTCAGCTCTATATCGTACGCAGCGGCGCTTTCGAGGTGAGAGATAATGATGGCGAGTTGCTGGACAGATTAGGCGAGGGGGATTACTTCGGTTTTCCCTCCCTGTTATCCGGTGAAAAGGTGAGTAACCGGGTTCGGATCCTCGAAGATGGCCTGGTGTATCACCTCGATCCCGACACTTTCGATTACCTGCGTGTAGAGAGTCGGCAATTCGATCGTTTCTTTAACCGCGCCTTCGCTAAACGCCTGCGTCATCAGACCCGTTTCAAGGCCAAAGAGCTAACCACCACCAATCGGGTCAGCTCATTGATGTCAGGCGACCCTCTGGTTATCGACGTTAATGCGACGGTGAGTGATGCCGCCCGAAAAATGCGCTCGACGCGGGTCTCCTCGGTCTTAGTGATAGATAATAATAAGCTTAGTGGGATCTTAACCGACAGAGACTTGAGAAACCGAGTCTTAGCCGAAGGGTTAGAGGGAAGTCTGCCCGTTCATCAGGCCATGACGACAAAGCCCAAGACCCTGACATCAAATTCGCTGGTATTTGAAGCCATGTTGCTGATGAGTGAGCATAGTATTCATCATCTGCCTATCGTTGACGATGAGCGCGCCGTGGGAGTATTGACCAGTACCGACATCTTACGTGGCCAAAGCTCACAACCTCTGCTTTTGATTGGTGAGATAGAGCGTCAAAATGATCTTGAAAGTTTAATCGGTGTCAGTAAGCAGATCCCGCTCTTGTTGCAGAATCTGATCAGTGCAGATGCAAGGGCGGAGGAGATTGGTCGGGTACTGACCTCGGTGACCGATGCCTTGACCCGGCGTCTCATCGTACTGAACCAACAGATCCTGGGAGAAGCCCCCATGGCCTTCTGCTGGTTGGCATTCGGTTCTCAGGGACGGCAAGATCAGGCGGCATGTTCGGATCAGGACAATGGTTTGTTGCTCGCTCATGAACCCGATGAAGCGGCTGCCGGCTATTTTGAAGCCTTGACCAAGGCGGTATGTAACGGCCTGGACAGATGTGGTTATATTTATTGCCCCGGCGATATCATGGCGCAGAATCCTAAGTGGCGCCTGACCCTATCTCAATGGCAACAGCGCTTCGGTAAGTGGGTGAATACTCCGGAGCCTAAGGCGTTAATGCATGCGAGTATCTTCTTCGATATGCGCTCTGTCTACGGACCGAGCTCTCTTTTCGATAGTCTGCAGGACAAGGTGTTAGCGGAAACGAAAGACAATGATATCTTCCTTGCCGGAATGACCAATAACTCATTGCTGGAGTCGCCGCCGTTAGGGTTTTTCAAACAGTTTGTACTCGAACGCGACGGACGAGAGGTGAAGGGGATCGATCTGAAACACAAGGGAAATGCCTTGATAAATGATATCGCCCGGGTTTATGCGCTGTCGGCCGGCATTAAAGAGGTGAATACGGCAAAACGCATTCGTGCGTTAATGGAGAGTAATATCATTAATCGTAAAGACGCACTGAATCTCGCCGATGCCCATGAGTTTATCGCCCATATGCGTCTATCCAATCAAGGTTATCAGTACACTCACTCGATAGAACTGTCTAATTACCTGAAACCACAGAATCTCTCCTCACTGGTTCGTCATCAGTTACGGGATGCATTTAAGGTGGTGCATGATGCTCAGGCCGGGATAAAGCTTAAATTTACGAGGACCTTTTAGGTGGTGATGGGTTTCGCTTTACGCTCACAACTGTGCTGGAGAGCTTTTTTGAGCCGTTCGGACTCGACTAAACAGTATTATCGCTCTCAAATGCCCGCGGTTGGTCAGGTCTTTTCTGAGTCATCTTTGATGGCTGTCGATCTTGAAATGACTGGCTTAGACCCTAACAGCGATCAGATACTGAGCATCGGCTTAATTCCTATAGAGAAAGGCCTGTTGCAACTTAGTCGCGCCGAACAGAAGTTGATTCAGATAAACGGCAGTGTCGGCCAGAGTGCAACCATTCACGGTATCGTCGATCATCAGCTACAAGCGGGTGTCTCTATCGATTCGGCTATTGAATGGTTCCTGGATCGTACCAGAGGAAAATTGTTGGTTGCCCATCACTCTCCATTGGATCTAGGTTTCTTACAGGTGGCAATTAAACAGGTCACGGGAGAGTCGATAAAGTTGCTGGCTATCGATACCTTGGCCCTTGAACGTAAACGTCTGCTTCGCAAACAAGATGTATTGAAAGAGGGGACGCTAAGGTTGGGGGCATGCAGGGCGCGATATGGTTTACCCGTTTATGCTGCTCACAACGCTTTGGTCGATGCCTTAGCCTGTGGTGAACTCCTGCTTGCTCAGGTTGCAGCTTTAGGAGATTTGCACCAGGTGACAGTCGCTGAACTGTGTCAGCTATCCTGATGGCTGGTTGATTCTTTGATACCATTTGATCAGCACCCTTTTGATATCTATCAGCTTGTATGGTTTGTTGATAATTTCATCCATTCCACTCTCGAAACATTTATCGATTTCTAGGGTCGTGGTACCCGCAGTCAGCGCTATGATAGGTTGACGATATCCCGAGTGCCTCAGCCTCCTGGTTGCTTCGAAGCCATCGACGATAGGCATTCTGCAGTCCATCAACACTATATCGACAGGTTTATCGGCCAAAAAGTTAATGGCTTGCTGACCGTTGTTGACGAGATAGGGTTTGATCTTTAGTTTATCGAGCATCATGGAGATAAGTAATCGGTTCACTTCACTGTCTTCGACAACTAATACGGTCAGCCTCTCCAGAGTGACGTCCATCTCTTCATCTACGGTGACATCTTCCGTATCGTCTGTTGCCTTTAGCGGTAGCCTGACCGAGAACTGTGTACCTTCATCTTCGCTGCTTTCGAGGCTTATCTCTCCCTTCATTTCGTCGACCAGAAGTTTACAGATTGCTAAACCTAATCCTGTGCCTTCATGGGGGCGATTGCTGGCATTGTTAACCTGAACAAAAGGTTCAAAGATGTGTGCCAGTTTATCTTTGGGGATCCCGCAGCCGGAGTCCGATATCGTAAAATGAAACATCTCCTGCACCCAATCGACCTTTACCGATATCTTGCCCTGATCGGTAAATTTGATTGCATTACCTATCAGGTTTACAAAGAGCTGTTTAATGCGGTCCGGATCGCCTAGCAACCGGGCGGGGATGTGTTCATCGAATGTTAGTTCAAAAGCCAGGCCTAACTCAGCGGTCTTAGTTGTAAATATGTTTTGGATCATTGAGCACAGCTGCTCGGGACTGAATTTTGTATCTATGATTTTGAGCATACCAGCATTCATCTTACTGATATCGAGCAGATCATTGATTATCACCTCCAGTAGTTCTCCGGATTGGTGCATCGTCTTAAGCAGCTGTTGCTGATGAGCTGTCATTTGGGTATCGCGCATCAGATCCGCGCTGCCCAGTAACCCACTGAGTGGGGTGCGTAGCTCATGGTTTATCATGGCCACAAAATCCCTTGCTGTTCGCTCAGAGTACTCGGCTCTGCGCTTCTCCTCCAGTGTGCGATTCAATAGTGCCTGACGTTGATAGGCAGAATGCAGCATATCGCAAAACAGAAGTAACTGTTTCTCTATGGTCTCTTGCCAGGTTTTTGGAGTATTCAACTCTATCTGTAATGCCCCTATATGCCGAGCGCTTCCCTTAATGATCACACTGAGTTGATGACCCTCATCGCTCCATTGGCATGAGTTTTCCTGGGTTGTTTCATGTTGCCAGCTGGTGGGACTTCCTGCGATGAATCGGCCATTAACGAGTGAGCCGTCGGATGTGGTTAAGATTAACCGGCACGAATGAATATGCTCAATGTCGGCCAGTTCATCGACCAGCCGCTGGAGGTGTTCGCCTGAAAGGTGCTGCTTAAGAAACATCTGGGTAAAGTCGAGCAGTACCGATTCTAGACGGGTTTTCAAATGCAGTAGGGCGATGTCCTGCTCTGAACGGTTTTTAATGATGAGTAGATTGTCTTCTAATATTTGTTGGGCCAGGTAAAGCTCACGACTCTTCTCTTCCAGCAGTTTTTCAGCCGCGAGCTTTATCTGATGCTCTCTCTGCACTTTTTTGGTGAGCAGTGCTATCTGTTTATGTAAATCCGCTTTCTCATCTTCCAGCATACTTAATGACCCTATTGATGACTCCCAACCTTAGTGCTCTTGACTTTAGTAAGGGTCGAATGAGCGGTTAAACATAGGTGATAGTGAAACGCACTTCCGAGTTATCTTGGGATAGTGGTGCCATGTCGATAGTGACTGTCTGGTTGAAATGGTTGGCACACCCATTAATCAGACCGAAGCAGACATGAGACAAACACCGTGCAGAATGATAGTCCATCACCAGCTCGGAGGCGGATTGTGAGATGAAATTGAATCTGGGTGGTTTAGCCTGAGGGTAGAGTTTTTTCACCTCAATGTGAATCGATGCTTCGACACTTTTAATAAAGCTAAAGGTACTGTCATATTTTCCCTCGAGTTCAGGCATGCTTTTAAACAGCTGGTTGAATACGGACTCACCGTATACCTGTTGCAGATCGGCGCAGGAGATACCGGTTAACTTACTTAGGCTGTTGATTAATTTTATCAGGTCTCGATGATCGTAAGTTCCCACAGTGGTGTAGATACCGGGATCTTCGTTGGCATCCAGCATGCTTTGGCATGTCTCAAGGCCAAATTTGTCTTCAACGAGCGAGATAAATTCTGAAAAAATTATGCCTTTCATAGTCTTCCTATTATTAACTTGTATTGTAAAAGCTAGTGTATAGCGCTTGTTTTATCAATTTTTCGGTGATGAGATGAAACGGGTCATTGAGCGGAGCTGAGTATGCTCAAGTAAAAATATCTTACATTTTTCTCATTCACAGTCGTCCTTTAAAGATTTACTGTCAGGGGAAGTGTAGTCGGTTGGAGTGACTGAATGGCATTACCCTTAATCTGGCTTGGCGGGGCAACCTTAGGTGCTGTGATGCTGGCTGACAGACGTGAAAAACGGCATAAGCTGGAGCATGAACGCCGCATGGGGAGGGCCCCGTCGATGCCTGAGGATGGTCAGCATGTCGCACTGAAGCCGAGCCTGTGGCATCCGGGTCATAAGCAGGTGAAGCCGCAACCCGGCGCCATTATCTGCTGCTTCGTCTACGGTATGATTGAACACACAGGTATCTGGCTCGACGACCATATTCTTATCGAACTTCATGGTAGCGGATTAATCCGCGCCGTCTCAACTAACCGCTTTCTGGCGGGCAGAACCGGGACAAAAATCTATATCGCTTGCAGCCATGATCATCAACCTCTCATCGATGCCGGTGTACTCGAACGCGCCGAAGCAGCTATTTTTCAATATCGGGAATATGATCTGTTCGACAATAACTGCCATCGTTTTGTCTGGTCATGTTTAACCGGGCTCGAGGAGTCTCTCCCAAGTTTTAATGATCTGAACCTTCGTCTTGCCGCGCATTTTAAACAGCAAATTTATTGGGATGAAGTGCTACTCTAACCGGTATAGCAGCGCTGGGTGACCAGAGTAATACCCTACTCATTATTTATTCAATTCTTTTCTTTTTTATTCAGTGCTGCTCATAAGCCCCGATTGACCTGATTTTGAGAACAATGGCAGAGTTAATCTGCTCTTTAATCGATTTACGTTTAAAAATCCAAATAAAATTCATCTGCATGTAGATGAATAAGATAACAATTGTTAATAACTAAGACCAGAAGGTGATTGACAGGGCTTCACTAACAAACCTGAACATAAAAATAATTGATTTTAGCCTCAAAAATTGAAAATTATTGACCCATGACGCAAATATCTTGGTATTGTTGATAAGTTTTATGACGCGCTTGACTGAATGCTTAGTCACTTTTGGCGGCAGCAACTTGCCCTATTATGTTGCTGGTCATAAAAATATAAATATTAGCAATTGTATTACCGGGTTAGGTTTATCGGTAACAGCAGTTGAAAACATTACTATCGACACCAGGAAATAACTATGCAAATCGGAATACCAAGGGAGATCCTCGCGCAGGAGAGCCGGGTAGCCGCGACACCTGCCACTGTAATACAGCTTAAGAAATTAGGCTTCAGTGTTGTGGTACAAAGCGGTGCCGGAGAGGCGGCTAACTTCAAAGATGAGGCGTATCAAGAAGCGGGTGCTGAGGTTGTTAGCCTCGAACAAGCGTTTCAGGCTGATCTCATACTAAAGGTCAATGCACCTGGTATTAATGCAGACACTGGCGTTGACGAAGCCGATTTAATGAAAGGCGGTTCGACAGTGGCAAGTTTTGTATGGCCAGCCCAGAACCCAGAGCTATTGGAAAAGTTTAAGGCTAAAGGGATTAACCTGCTCGCAATGGACATGGTGCCACGTATTTCTCGTGCCCAGTCTCTCGATGCGCGTAGCTCGTTAGCAAACGTTGATGGTTATCGCGCCGTCATCGAAGCGGCGAACCATTTTGGCCGTTTCTTTACCGGTCAAATCACCGCCGCGGGTAAAGTGCCGCCGGCAAAAGTATTGATTATCGGTGCCGGTGTTGCCGGTCTTTCCGCATTAGGTGCAGCCGGTAGCTTAGGTGCAATCGTTCGTGCCTTCGATACTCGCCCGGAAGTGAAAGAGCAGATTAACTCTATGGGCGCCGAATTCCTGGAACTTGATTTCGAAGAGGAATCGGGTTCAGGTGATGGTTACGCCAAAGTTATGAGTAAAGAGTTTATCGATGCTGAGATGGCGCTGTTCCGTGAGCAGGCCAAAGATGTCGATATTATCATTACGACGGCACTTATCCCGGGCAAACCCGCGCCTAAACTGATCCTTGAAGATATGGTTGGCTTAATGAAGCCCGGCAGTGTCATCGTCGATCTGGCTGCGGCCAACGGTGGTAACTGCGAACTGACGGTTCCCGGCGAAGTCGCAGTGGTCAATGATGTCACCATTATCGGTTATACCGAGCTTTCACGCCGCCTGCCTACCCAAGCGAGCCAGCTTTACGGTACTAACTTAGTCAACTTGCTTAAGTTAATGGTGCCGGAGAAAGACGGCAACTATGAGATTAACTTCGACGATGAGGTTATCCGTGGTGTTGCTGCGGTTAAAGATGGTGAAATCACCTTCCCGCCACCAGCAATTCAGGTCAGTGCTCAGCCTCAGGCTAAAGCAGAGGAAGCGCCTGTCGAAGTGGTCGAGAAGAAAAAGAACCCTTGGGTTAAACCTGTCATTGCAACCGTTGCAGCTGGCCTGTTCGGTTTAATCGCTAATTCGGCGCCGGCAGACTTCCTACAGCACTTCAGCATATTTGTGCTGTCATGTGTCGTCGGTTACTACGTCGTTTGGAATGTGAGCCATTCTCTGCATACCCCTCTGATGAGCGTAACCAATGCGATCAGTGGCATTATCGTTGTCGGTGCCTTAGTGCAGATGAACAGTGATAGTACGGCGGTGCTGGTCTTGTCTGGCATTGCGATACTCATTGCCTCGATTAACATTGCCGGTGGTTTCACCGTGACTCAGCGTATGCTGAAAATGTTCCGTAAAGACTAAGGGGATTGACGAATATGTCTATAGGATTATTAAGTGCAGCTTATTTGGTTGCTGCAGTCCTGTTTATCTTCAGTCTTGCAGGCTTAAGTAAACAGGAAACCGCTCAACGCGGTAATATCTTGGGTATTATCGGTATGGTGATTGCGATTGTCGCAACCCTTGCCAGTACTCAAATTGGGGATAATAGCTGGATTGTTACCGGTGCAATGGCCATAGGTGCGGCTATCGGTGTGCGTTTAGCACTGAAAGTTGAGATGACCGAAATGCCTGAGCTGGTGGCTATCTTGCACAGCTTTGTGGGTATGGCGGCAGTACTGGTTGGTTTCTCGAGCACACTGGACCACGGTGCCTTGATGGATGCGGTGACGGGTCATATCGATCCCGTGGCTAAAACCATTCATGATGTTGAAGTGTTTCTCGGTATCTTTATCGGTGCGGTGACCTTTACCGGTTCAGTAGTGGCTTTTGCTAAGCTTCGTGGCTTGGTCAGTAGCGCGCCTAAATCACTGCCTGGCGCACATTGGTTAAACCTTGGCATGATAGCCGCATCTGTTATCTTAGGTGCCTATTACATGCAAACCGATGCGATTGGAGCCTTGGTTATCATGACGCTGATTGCCTTCGTATTCGGTTATAACTTGGTATCGGCCATCGGTGGCGCAGATATGCCAGTGGTTGTCTCTATGTTGAACTCCTACTCAGGTTGGGCAGCAGCGGCAGCAGGTTTCATGTTAGGTAACGATCTGTTGATCATTACCGGTGCGTTAGTCGGTAGCTCGGGTGCAATCCTCTCTTACATCATGTGTAAAGCGATGAATCGTTCATTTATCTCTGTGATCTTAGGTGGCTTCGGTACCGAAGGTGGCACTGTGCTAGAACGGGTTGCCGATCAAGGCGAGCACCGCGAAGTGCAGGCCGATGATGTCGCCGATATGCTGAAAAATGCACGCAACGTTATCATAGCCCCTGGTTATGGTATGGCGGTTGCGCAGGCTCAGTATCCGGTTGCCGAGATCACTCAGAAACTGCGTAAGCGTGGTGTGAATGTGCGTTTTGCTATTCATCCGGTAGCGGGGCGTTTGCCTGGTCACATGAACGTGTTATTGGCCGAAGCTAAACTGCCATACGATATCGTGATGGAGATGGATGAGATAAACGATGATTTCGCCGATACCGATGTGGTATTGGTTATTGGTGCGAATGACACGGTTAACCCAGCAGCGAA
This window harbors:
- a CDS encoding lecithin retinol acyltransferase family protein, which codes for MALPLIWLGGATLGAVMLADRREKRHKLEHERRMGRAPSMPEDGQHVALKPSLWHPGHKQVKPQPGAIICCFVYGMIEHTGIWLDDHILIELHGSGLIRAVSTNRFLAGRTGTKIYIACSHDHQPLIDAGVLERAEAAIFQYREYDLFDNNCHRFVWSCLTGLEESLPSFNDLNLRLAAHFKQQIYWDEVLL
- a CDS encoding Re/Si-specific NAD(P)(+) transhydrogenase subunit alpha yields the protein MQIGIPREILAQESRVAATPATVIQLKKLGFSVVVQSGAGEAANFKDEAYQEAGAEVVSLEQAFQADLILKVNAPGINADTGVDEADLMKGGSTVASFVWPAQNPELLEKFKAKGINLLAMDMVPRISRAQSLDARSSLANVDGYRAVIEAANHFGRFFTGQITAAGKVPPAKVLIIGAGVAGLSALGAAGSLGAIVRAFDTRPEVKEQINSMGAEFLELDFEEESGSGDGYAKVMSKEFIDAEMALFREQAKDVDIIITTALIPGKPAPKLILEDMVGLMKPGSVIVDLAAANGGNCELTVPGEVAVVNDVTIIGYTELSRRLPTQASQLYGTNLVNLLKLMVPEKDGNYEINFDDEVIRGVAAVKDGEITFPPPAIQVSAQPQAKAEEAPVEVVEKKKNPWVKPVIATVAAGLFGLIANSAPADFLQHFSIFVLSCVVGYYVVWNVSHSLHTPLMSVTNAISGIIVVGALVQMNSDSTAVLVLSGIAILIASINIAGGFTVTQRMLKMFRKD
- the pntB gene encoding Re/Si-specific NAD(P)(+) transhydrogenase subunit beta — translated: MSIGLLSAAYLVAAVLFIFSLAGLSKQETAQRGNILGIIGMVIAIVATLASTQIGDNSWIVTGAMAIGAAIGVRLALKVEMTEMPELVAILHSFVGMAAVLVGFSSTLDHGALMDAVTGHIDPVAKTIHDVEVFLGIFIGAVTFTGSVVAFAKLRGLVSSAPKSLPGAHWLNLGMIAASVILGAYYMQTDAIGALVIMTLIAFVFGYNLVSAIGGADMPVVVSMLNSYSGWAAAAAGFMLGNDLLIITGALVGSSGAILSYIMCKAMNRSFISVILGGFGTEGGTVLERVADQGEHREVQADDVADMLKNARNVIIAPGYGMAVAQAQYPVAEITQKLRKRGVNVRFAIHPVAGRLPGHMNVLLAEAKLPYDIVMEMDEINDDFADTDVVLVIGANDTVNPAAKEPGSPISGMPVLEVWNADNVVVFKRSMATGYAGVQNPLFFKENTEMLFGDAKETVNKILANI
- a CDS encoding exonuclease domain-containing protein; protein product: MGFALRSQLCWRAFLSRSDSTKQYYRSQMPAVGQVFSESSLMAVDLEMTGLDPNSDQILSIGLIPIEKGLLQLSRAEQKLIQINGSVGQSATIHGIVDHQLQAGVSIDSAIEWFLDRTRGKLLVAHHSPLDLGFLQVAIKQVTGESIKLLAIDTLALERKRLLRKQDVLKEGTLRLGACRARYGLPVYAAHNALVDALACGELLLAQVAALGDLHQVTVAELCQLS
- a CDS encoding tetratricopeptide repeat protein, whose protein sequence is MKVLYKAILFLTLSCPGVSMAHIEVDLRVQHYDDLLLSQTNDPHLYLQRGELHSENQHWELAWRDFQSALKNTHDDNIRLDIWFYMGRMRLQSGMPDEAKILLSNVIALDPRYKSARLNLARTYLALEEYDLATDEMDSFMSLLNRPTPDQFIERAMMAKSIENVGLSKAIEGLNDGIDRLGPIVTLIELLIDSYLEQGETPLALSAIERLPDSVKALPRWQLKKGDIYYLQMCFVDAQAAYQNGLNSINIMPTHRQSMPAVQALKNRLEGKLIY
- a CDS encoding CDP-alcohol phosphatidyltransferase family protein, whose product is MASSVIKQLPNMLTTLRLILAIPICLMILNEDYGSVIWIAFIAGLSDGVDGFLARKLNAVSRYGAIVDPISDKVLLVSVYVSFAIVGLLPWWVATVVVIRDLLIVCGALLYHWQFGRYEIAPSLWGKASTFVQITFALILLTDQVYPFLTPQSFQVGMWSLIVMAFISGGHYFYVWSKKALN
- a CDS encoding ATP-binding protein — its product is MLEDEKADLHKQIALLTKKVQREHQIKLAAEKLLEEKSRELYLAQQILEDNLLIIKNRSEQDIALLHLKTRLESVLLDFTQMFLKQHLSGEHLQRLVDELADIEHIHSCRLILTTSDGSLVNGRFIAGSPTSWQHETTQENSCQWSDEGHQLSVIIKGSARHIGALQIELNTPKTWQETIEKQLLLFCDMLHSAYQRQALLNRTLEEKRRAEYSERTARDFVAMINHELRTPLSGLLGSADLMRDTQMTAHQQQLLKTMHQSGELLEVIINDLLDISKMNAGMLKIIDTKFSPEQLCSMIQNIFTTKTAELGLAFELTFDEHIPARLLGDPDRIKQLFVNLIGNAIKFTDQGKISVKVDWVQEMFHFTISDSGCGIPKDKLAHIFEPFVQVNNASNRPHEGTGLGLAICKLLVDEMKGEISLESSEDEGTQFSVRLPLKATDDTEDVTVDEEMDVTLERLTVLVVEDSEVNRLLISMMLDKLKIKPYLVNNGQQAINFLADKPVDIVLMDCRMPIVDGFEATRRLRHSGYRQPIIALTAGTTTLEIDKCFESGMDEIINKPYKLIDIKRVLIKWYQRINQPSG
- a CDS encoding heme NO-binding domain-containing protein → MKGIIFSEFISLVEDKFGLETCQSMLDANEDPGIYTTVGTYDHRDLIKLINSLSKLTGISCADLQQVYGESVFNQLFKSMPELEGKYDSTFSFIKSVEASIHIEVKKLYPQAKPPRFNFISQSASELVMDYHSARCLSHVCFGLINGCANHFNQTVTIDMAPLSQDNSEVRFTITYV
- a CDS encoding DUF294 nucleotidyltransferase-like domain-containing protein encodes the protein MDASELQPITEFIKAQVPFDTLDLATLERCCKSLSVGYYSKLSAFVPLDESHPQLYIVRSGAFEVRDNDGELLDRLGEGDYFGFPSLLSGEKVSNRVRILEDGLVYHLDPDTFDYLRVESRQFDRFFNRAFAKRLRHQTRFKAKELTTTNRVSSLMSGDPLVIDVNATVSDAARKMRSTRVSSVLVIDNNKLSGILTDRDLRNRVLAEGLEGSLPVHQAMTTKPKTLTSNSLVFEAMLLMSEHSIHHLPIVDDERAVGVLTSTDILRGQSSQPLLLIGEIERQNDLESLIGVSKQIPLLLQNLISADARAEEIGRVLTSVTDALTRRLIVLNQQILGEAPMAFCWLAFGSQGRQDQAACSDQDNGLLLAHEPDEAAAGYFEALTKAVCNGLDRCGYIYCPGDIMAQNPKWRLTLSQWQQRFGKWVNTPEPKALMHASIFFDMRSVYGPSSLFDSLQDKVLAETKDNDIFLAGMTNNSLLESPPLGFFKQFVLERDGREVKGIDLKHKGNALINDIARVYALSAGIKEVNTAKRIRALMESNIINRKDALNLADAHEFIAHMRLSNQGYQYTHSIELSNYLKPQNLSSLVRHQLRDAFKVVHDAQAGIKLKFTRTF